One stretch of Corynebacterium imitans DNA includes these proteins:
- a CDS encoding HNH endonuclease, with the protein MINNETIANYFSLRNDGMALVAWVAEEGKTYDDLIALDMPDDYATDLIELAELFYGPVSHSRYQKRCRESARRLRFCVETLAVVKQASRNIKDANARWRFREELCRIAGDTQVVRRAARRIKGKYQQKKPLVDGLRTRRVGDKITMSITGPSKDVQPLVTTLKNAKDEEGRPLDPIEWMRTHRPIVQTDITTHAVLSVHDIARVIHGEGDDVLVELTDGTILTGAEVVERELREQCLITLTGPTLGPINTYDGRIATYKQRRACDAESQTCCWPGCNCPSEECEAHHLTEHVRGGETKPENLCWLCPYHNGVNGQKGFGRMERINGRLAWVSDATGKARFVEDERRERRADLAKYREAEAARKRTKARHLHAVQPEGAH; encoded by the coding sequence ATGATTAATAACGAAACGATCGCAAATTACTTCTCGCTTCGCAACGACGGCATGGCACTCGTCGCCTGGGTCGCGGAGGAGGGGAAAACCTACGACGACCTGATCGCCCTCGACATGCCCGACGACTACGCAACTGACCTCATAGAACTCGCCGAACTCTTCTACGGCCCGGTCTCACATTCGAGATATCAAAAACGATGTCGGGAGTCGGCGCGGCGGTTGCGCTTCTGTGTGGAGACGTTGGCCGTCGTTAAGCAAGCCTCACGCAACATCAAAGATGCAAACGCGCGTTGGCGATTCCGGGAGGAGCTGTGCCGGATAGCTGGGGATACGCAAGTGGTGCGGCGGGCTGCGCGCCGCATCAAGGGTAAGTACCAGCAGAAGAAGCCGCTTGTCGACGGCCTGCGCACACGCCGCGTCGGCGACAAAATCACCATGTCGATTACCGGGCCGTCGAAAGACGTCCAGCCGCTCGTGACCACGCTGAAAAACGCGAAGGACGAGGAAGGTCGCCCGCTTGATCCGATCGAATGGATGCGAACGCACCGTCCGATCGTGCAAACCGATATCACCACGCACGCCGTGCTCAGCGTGCACGACATCGCCCGCGTCATCCACGGTGAAGGCGACGACGTGCTCGTCGAGCTTACCGACGGCACCATTCTCACCGGTGCCGAAGTCGTCGAACGCGAACTGCGCGAACAGTGCCTGATCACGCTGACGGGCCCCACGCTCGGGCCGATTAACACCTACGACGGACGGATAGCCACCTACAAGCAACGCCGAGCGTGCGACGCGGAATCGCAGACCTGTTGCTGGCCCGGCTGCAACTGCCCGTCCGAAGAGTGCGAAGCGCACCACCTCACCGAGCACGTCCGTGGCGGCGAAACCAAACCGGAAAACCTGTGTTGGCTGTGCCCGTACCACAACGGTGTCAACGGGCAGAAGGGCTTCGGGCGCATGGAGCGCATTAACGGCAGGCTCGCGTGGGTCTCAGACGCGACTGGGAAGGCTCGCTTCGTGGAGGACGAACGGCGCGAGCGTCGCGCCGACCTGGCCAAGTACCGCGAAGCCGAGGCTGCACGCAAACGGACGAAAGCCCGACACCTGCACGCGGTGCAACCAGAAGGCGCGCACTAG
- a CDS encoding ABC-ATPase domain-containing protein, which produces MAQQRRKRRRAQRRTGGTWAQLAARCQELDGAGYGAYKQLVGSYRDEGGQWQIAVDHVQADPFAAPSKVRVIVPRAELDLASEFTASRLDRVAVSDSLAREVAAYLAGTYRAGAGSGKSNTISIGELGQEVIERTNVLVARDRIEFRLLVGLPARGRRVLGRQAATLLVDKVVAAVAAGMRTEGAALERAVWLLRDQEALRAALPERSLVAFVADGAMLARRSGASDLPLPDGVPFRSPKSLREKFVLPSGRRIKGMGVPEGVTVIVGGGYHGKSTLLRALERGVYAHTLGDGREFALTRADATAVRAEDGRPVTAQDISPFITNLPSGADTTRFSTTNASGSTSQAANVIEALQAGASALLIDEDTSATNFMLRDSVMSQLIADDREPITPLGARVRGFYVRRGVSTVLVAGGSGAFLGLADTVIAMDAYVPANVTVRAHEIGRGHAPEQLPVSAEMFGPDVRRLAGPQFASGPKPPKARGEEVITVGKSAIDLRSLSQLAGAAQVSAIALALRRFDALADGGALLADVADALCEELAAGVETLAPGRAHPGHLTLPRRFEILAAVNRFRNLRVE; this is translated from the coding sequence ATGGCACAACAGCGAAGGAAACGTCGGAGGGCGCAGCGGAGAACTGGCGGCACGTGGGCGCAGTTGGCCGCGCGGTGCCAGGAGCTTGATGGTGCAGGATACGGCGCGTACAAGCAGCTTGTTGGCTCGTATCGTGACGAGGGCGGACAGTGGCAGATCGCAGTGGATCACGTGCAGGCGGACCCTTTCGCGGCGCCGTCAAAGGTGCGGGTTATTGTGCCGCGCGCGGAGCTTGACCTGGCGTCGGAGTTCACTGCATCCCGGCTCGACCGTGTTGCGGTGTCGGACTCGTTGGCGCGCGAGGTTGCCGCCTACCTTGCTGGCACTTATCGGGCGGGCGCAGGCAGTGGAAAGTCGAACACGATTAGTATCGGCGAGCTTGGTCAGGAGGTTATCGAGCGGACTAACGTCCTGGTCGCACGCGACCGCATTGAGTTTCGCCTGCTTGTTGGTCTGCCCGCGCGTGGGCGTAGGGTGTTGGGTCGGCAGGCGGCGACGTTGCTCGTGGACAAGGTGGTGGCCGCCGTCGCCGCGGGGATGCGTACCGAAGGCGCTGCGCTCGAGCGGGCGGTGTGGCTGCTGCGTGACCAGGAGGCGTTGCGCGCTGCGTTGCCGGAGCGCAGTCTAGTGGCATTTGTGGCTGATGGGGCGATGCTTGCGCGGCGGTCCGGGGCGAGCGATCTCCCGCTGCCGGACGGGGTGCCGTTCCGCAGTCCGAAAAGTTTGCGCGAGAAGTTCGTCCTGCCCAGCGGCCGCCGCATCAAAGGCATGGGGGTGCCGGAAGGGGTGACAGTGATCGTCGGGGGTGGCTACCACGGCAAATCAACGCTGTTGCGCGCGCTTGAGCGTGGTGTCTACGCGCACACGCTTGGCGACGGCCGTGAGTTCGCCCTCACCCGCGCCGACGCCACCGCCGTCCGCGCCGAGGATGGCAGGCCGGTAACGGCGCAGGACATCTCCCCGTTCATCACCAACCTGCCGAGCGGCGCGGATACCACCCGTTTCTCCACCACAAACGCGTCAGGTTCGACCTCGCAGGCGGCGAACGTTATCGAGGCGTTGCAGGCAGGTGCGAGCGCGTTGCTTATCGACGAGGACACCTCCGCCACCAACTTCATGCTCAGAGACTCCGTGATGAGCCAGCTCATTGCGGACGACCGGGAGCCGATTACGCCGCTGGGCGCTCGCGTACGGGGGTTTTACGTTCGGCGCGGCGTGTCGACGGTGCTCGTCGCCGGTGGCTCCGGTGCGTTTTTGGGTCTTGCGGATACGGTCATCGCGATGGATGCGTATGTGCCTGCCAACGTGACCGTTCGTGCGCACGAGATTGGTCGGGGCCACGCGCCGGAGCAGTTGCCGGTGTCGGCCGAAATGTTCGGGCCCGATGTGCGCCGCCTGGCCGGCCCGCAATTCGCGAGCGGTCCGAAGCCGCCGAAGGCGCGCGGAGAGGAGGTGATCACCGTTGGGAAAAGCGCTATTGACCTGCGGAGTCTCTCGCAGCTCGCCGGGGCAGCGCAGGTGTCCGCGATCGCGCTCGCGCTCAGGCGGTTCGACGCGCTGGCCGACGGTGGGGCCCTGCTTGCCGACGTTGCCGACGCCCTGTGTGAAGAGCTCGCCGCGGGCGTCGAAACGCTCGCGCCGGGACGCGCGCACCCGGGGCACCTCACGCTGCCGCGTCGTTTCGAGATACTGGCTGCGGTGAATCGTTTCCGAAACTTGCGCGTCGAATAA
- a CDS encoding FmdB family zinc ribbon protein, which yields MPFYEFRCHTGHTTERLLPMSSDTRTTECQTCGDEANRVISAPAVAGVDKRKARLVEATQKSAYEPAVVNSVPSSGNRRATPVSHNPQHAKLPKP from the coding sequence ATGCCGTTCTACGAATTCCGCTGCCACACCGGCCACACCACGGAACGACTCCTGCCCATGTCCTCAGATACCCGCACTACCGAGTGCCAGACCTGCGGCGACGAGGCGAACCGGGTGATCAGCGCGCCGGCGGTGGCGGGCGTCGACAAGCGCAAGGCGCGCCTCGTCGAGGCAACACAGAAGAGTGCGTACGAACCCGCAGTGGTCAACTCGGTACCGAGTTCGGGTAACCGCCGCGCCACTCCGGTGTCGCACAACCCACAACACGCAAAACTGCCCAAACCTTAG
- the fmdA gene encoding formamidase has product MPQNLFPLDSTKTFPEQEHVGHNRWHPDIPPVHTVQPGDSFRIDCREWFDGDIHNDDSADDIRDAPLNKVHALSGPFRIEGAKPGDLLIVDILDVGPIPQEEGPLAGQGWGYTGIFAKKNGGSFLTDQFPDAYKAVWDFKGQTATSRHIPGVSFTGIIHPGLMGTAPSHELLNTWNQREAALIATDPERVPPLALPPEPDHAILGTLTGADFDRVASEGARTAPPRENGGNQDIKNLSKGTRVFYPVFVDGANFSVGDLHFSQGDGEITFCGGIEMGGFIDVHVDIIKDGMAKYGVSENAIFMPGNVEPNYSQWLAFSGTSVTLEGEQRYLDSQLAYQRACLHAIDYLTTFGWSPEQAYLLLGAAPIEGRFSGVVDIPNACATVYLPTEIFDIDIRPGAGEPPRIDPGIGAPRSSFA; this is encoded by the coding sequence ATGCCTCAGAATCTCTTCCCGCTCGATTCAACGAAGACGTTCCCCGAACAGGAGCACGTCGGCCACAACCGCTGGCACCCCGACATCCCACCCGTTCACACGGTGCAGCCAGGCGATTCATTCCGCATCGACTGCCGCGAATGGTTCGACGGCGACATCCACAACGACGACAGCGCCGACGACATCCGCGACGCACCGCTCAACAAGGTCCATGCACTGTCAGGCCCGTTCCGCATCGAGGGCGCAAAACCAGGCGACCTGCTCATCGTCGACATCCTCGATGTCGGCCCGATCCCGCAAGAAGAGGGACCGCTCGCAGGCCAAGGCTGGGGCTACACAGGTATCTTCGCCAAGAAGAACGGCGGCAGCTTCCTCACCGACCAATTCCCCGACGCTTACAAGGCCGTGTGGGACTTCAAGGGCCAGACTGCCACCTCCCGGCACATCCCGGGCGTGAGCTTCACCGGGATTATCCACCCCGGTCTCATGGGCACCGCGCCCTCCCACGAGCTGCTGAACACCTGGAACCAGCGCGAAGCAGCACTGATCGCCACCGACCCCGAGCGCGTCCCGCCGCTCGCGCTGCCGCCAGAGCCCGACCATGCCATCCTCGGAACGCTCACCGGTGCCGACTTCGACCGTGTCGCCAGCGAAGGTGCGCGCACCGCCCCGCCGCGCGAAAACGGCGGCAACCAGGACATCAAGAACCTGTCCAAGGGCACGCGCGTGTTCTACCCCGTCTTCGTCGACGGCGCGAACTTCTCCGTCGGCGACCTGCACTTCTCCCAAGGCGACGGCGAAATTACCTTCTGCGGTGGTATCGAGATGGGCGGCTTCATTGACGTCCACGTCGACATCATTAAAGACGGCATGGCGAAGTACGGCGTGAGCGAAAACGCCATCTTCATGCCCGGCAACGTCGAACCGAACTACAGCCAGTGGCTCGCGTTCTCCGGCACCTCCGTCACGCTCGAAGGCGAGCAGCGCTACCTGGACTCCCAACTCGCCTACCAGCGCGCATGCTTGCACGCCATCGACTACCTCACCACCTTCGGATGGTCGCCTGAGCAGGCATATCTCCTGCTGGGTGCCGCGCCTATTGAGGGGCGCTTCTCCGGCGTCGTAGACATTCCGAACGCGTGCGCCACGGTGTACCTGCCGACGGAAATCTTCGACATCGACATCCGCCCCGGTGCCGGCGAACCGCCGCGCATCGATCCGGGCATCGGCGCGCCGCGCTCGTCGTTCGCCTAA
- the pdxY gene encoding pyridoxal kinase, with product MNIISLQSAVAYGHVGNSAAVFPMQRLGHEVWPVHTVNFSNHTEYPTWRGPVLGAENVREILRGMEFAFPQVDLFVSGYLGTAEMAEVVHDVVMAIKQTNPQARYVCDPVIGNAEVGSFVSDDIPDVYTDTLIPLADAITPNQWELELLTGQRLDPADTAYTDTLADAAGSLCENALVTSVETGDPATIGMVDVTPTDVCRVDAPRLGGNVVGAGDLATALYAALMDDAPQARLAHIAGTMGAMVRAVRERGLDELPLIELQDCIVNPARRA from the coding sequence ATGAACATCATCTCGCTGCAGTCGGCCGTCGCCTATGGGCACGTCGGCAACTCAGCCGCGGTGTTCCCGATGCAGCGGCTGGGCCACGAGGTGTGGCCGGTGCACACCGTCAACTTTTCCAACCACACCGAGTACCCCACGTGGCGCGGCCCGGTACTCGGCGCGGAGAATGTGCGCGAGATCTTGCGCGGCATGGAGTTCGCGTTCCCGCAGGTGGACCTGTTTGTTAGCGGCTACCTGGGCACCGCGGAAATGGCGGAGGTGGTCCACGACGTGGTCATGGCCATCAAACAGACCAACCCGCAGGCGCGCTACGTGTGTGATCCGGTCATCGGCAACGCGGAGGTCGGCTCCTTTGTCAGCGACGACATCCCGGACGTCTACACGGATACGCTCATCCCGCTTGCCGACGCCATTACGCCCAATCAGTGGGAACTCGAACTACTCACAGGTCAGCGCCTCGACCCGGCTGACACCGCCTACACTGACACGCTCGCCGACGCGGCGGGCTCCCTGTGCGAAAACGCGCTGGTCACGTCGGTGGAGACTGGGGATCCGGCAACGATTGGGATGGTAGATGTGACGCCAACCGATGTGTGTCGCGTCGACGCGCCGCGTCTTGGCGGAAACGTCGTCGGTGCCGGCGACTTGGCAACGGCACTCTACGCAGCGCTGATGGATGACGCACCGCAAGCGCGCCTCGCCCACATCGCTGGGACGATGGGGGCGATGGTGCGCGCGGTGCGCGAGCGCGGGCTCGACGAGCTGCCGCTGATCGAACTGCAGGACTGCATCGTCAACCCTGCGCGCAGGGCTTAG
- the pdxY gene encoding pyridoxal kinase PdxY, with product MSNILSIQSAVAYGHVGNSAAVFPMQRIGHEVWPVYTVNFSNHTGYGHWTGPMIPASDVAEIITGMDERGALARVDAVLSGYQGGDDIADVIIDAVAQVKAKNPNAIYACDPVMGNAKSGCHVSDNIPPLLRDKVVPVADLITPNQFELGYLTERDVRDLDSTLAAVDAARDMGPSTVLVTSVERPDAPADTIEMLAVDDKGAWIVRTPRLPFKRNGSGDVTAALFTGHYLRGADAADALARTASSVFDMLRMTFEADSPELKLVEAQDYYANPQLQFSVEKL from the coding sequence ATGAGCAACATCCTCTCCATCCAGTCGGCCGTGGCCTACGGGCACGTGGGCAACTCGGCCGCCGTTTTTCCCATGCAGCGCATCGGCCACGAGGTGTGGCCCGTCTACACCGTCAATTTTTCCAACCACACCGGCTACGGCCACTGGACTGGGCCGATGATCCCGGCCTCAGACGTCGCCGAGATCATTACCGGTATGGACGAGCGTGGCGCACTCGCGCGCGTCGACGCCGTCCTGTCCGGCTACCAGGGCGGCGACGACATCGCTGACGTCATCATCGACGCAGTCGCCCAGGTCAAGGCGAAGAACCCGAACGCGATCTACGCCTGCGACCCCGTGATGGGCAACGCGAAATCCGGCTGCCACGTCTCCGACAACATTCCGCCGCTGCTGCGCGACAAGGTCGTGCCGGTCGCAGATCTGATCACGCCAAACCAGTTCGAACTGGGCTACCTCACCGAGCGCGACGTGCGCGATCTCGATTCCACGCTCGCCGCCGTCGACGCCGCCCGCGACATGGGCCCGTCGACAGTGCTGGTCACCTCCGTCGAGCGCCCTGATGCGCCGGCAGACACCATCGAGATGCTCGCTGTCGACGACAAGGGCGCGTGGATCGTGCGCACCCCACGCCTGCCGTTCAAGCGCAACGGTTCCGGCGACGTGACTGCGGCCCTGTTCACCGGCCACTACCTGCGCGGCGCGGACGCGGCCGACGCGCTCGCGCGCACCGCCAGTTCCGTCTTCGACATGCTGCGGATGACCTTCGAGGCCGACTCGCCGGAGCTGAAGCTGGTCGAGGCGCAGGACTACTACGCCAATCCGCAGTTGCAGTTCAGCGTGGAAAAACTCTGA
- a CDS encoding hemolysin family protein, producing the protein MHHTIIYGVVAIAAMLLSGLFGSVESALTPVSRARVETMVKDEVPGAPALLRVVNSRANHINMLVMLHTVLDITAAVFAAMTAMDLIEQDAWAITAAVVAVALLQFSIIGVFARTAGKRNPYTISLKAAQWLVLFNAVLGPVARGLIKLGNVFHPGEDFRDGPYATEVELREAVDIAQEKGVVETTEGRMIQNIFDLASTPARQVMVPRPEMIWIEGEKTARQATSLMVRSGHSRVPLIGENVDEIVGVAYLKDMFGPNGAPVAASTVLTEFMREPLFVPESKPLDELLRQMQQQNMHIAIVIDEFGNVAGLLTMEDLLEEIVGEITDEYDEDEDAPIEQVGERRFRAQSRLPLDDLVDYLEDHFDYKVEFDDELTDSVDTVAGLLSYQLGRVPLPGSSTVIDGVRYTAEGGFDRRGRIKTRTVLIDVPAPPAEPLDAEA; encoded by the coding sequence ATGCATCACACCATCATCTATGGCGTTGTCGCGATTGCGGCGATGCTGCTTTCCGGCCTGTTCGGCTCCGTTGAATCCGCCCTCACCCCAGTGTCCCGCGCCCGCGTAGAAACCATGGTGAAAGACGAGGTGCCGGGCGCGCCCGCGCTGCTGCGCGTGGTCAACTCGCGCGCAAACCACATCAACATGCTGGTCATGCTGCACACCGTGCTGGACATCACCGCGGCCGTGTTCGCAGCGATGACGGCGATGGACCTCATCGAGCAAGACGCGTGGGCGATCACGGCGGCTGTGGTGGCGGTGGCGCTGCTGCAGTTCAGCATCATCGGGGTCTTCGCCCGCACCGCGGGCAAGCGCAACCCGTACACGATTTCTCTGAAGGCGGCGCAGTGGCTGGTGCTCTTTAACGCCGTGCTCGGCCCGGTCGCGCGCGGCCTGATCAAGCTGGGCAACGTCTTCCACCCAGGCGAGGACTTCCGCGACGGCCCCTACGCCACAGAGGTGGAACTGCGGGAAGCCGTTGACATCGCGCAGGAAAAGGGCGTGGTGGAGACGACTGAGGGGCGGATGATCCAGAACATTTTCGACCTCGCGTCGACGCCTGCCCGCCAAGTGATGGTGCCGCGGCCGGAGATGATCTGGATCGAAGGCGAGAAGACGGCGCGCCAGGCGACCAGTCTGATGGTGCGCTCCGGGCACTCGCGCGTGCCGCTGATCGGCGAAAACGTCGACGAGATCGTCGGCGTGGCCTACCTGAAGGACATGTTCGGTCCGAATGGCGCGCCGGTCGCCGCATCTACGGTGCTCACGGAGTTCATGCGCGAGCCGCTGTTCGTACCGGAGTCGAAGCCGCTGGACGAGCTGTTGCGGCAGATGCAGCAGCAGAACATGCACATCGCGATCGTCATCGACGAGTTCGGCAACGTCGCAGGCCTGCTCACGATGGAGGACCTGCTGGAGGAAATCGTCGGCGAGATCACCGACGAGTATGACGAGGACGAAGATGCCCCGATCGAGCAGGTCGGCGAGCGCCGCTTCCGCGCGCAATCCCGCCTGCCGCTGGACGATCTGGTGGACTACCTTGAGGACCACTTCGACTACAAGGTGGAGTTCGACGACGAGCTCACCGACTCCGTCGACACCGTCGCCGGCCTGTTGTCCTACCAGCTGGGCCGCGTCCCGCTGCCGGGCTCATCAACGGTCATCGACGGCGTGCGCTACACCGCCGAGGGCGGCTTCGACCGCCGCGGCCGGATCAAGACCAGGACCGTGCTTATCGACGTCCCCGCCCCACCCGCTGAACCCCTCGACGCGGAAGCCTAA
- the ybeY gene encoding rRNA maturation RNase YbeY has protein sequence MSIEVLNESGEAEVNEQMLIDVCSFALQAMDVHPDTEATITLVDEATMADLHVRWMDLEGPTDVMSFPMDELTPGGGRPDANPLGAAMLGDIILCPAFDRKQAEMAGHDLAHELALLTVHGVLHLLGYDHIQPADEREMFALQNEILADWYDSLAARDVEYQPKPTGPHAFPSAADREELDRRMREREEN, from the coding sequence GTGAGCATTGAGGTTCTCAACGAGTCCGGCGAGGCGGAAGTCAATGAGCAAATGCTTATCGACGTCTGCTCGTTCGCCCTCCAAGCCATGGACGTTCACCCCGACACCGAGGCGACCATTACGCTCGTCGACGAGGCGACGATGGCGGATCTCCACGTGCGCTGGATGGACCTGGAAGGCCCCACGGATGTGATGAGCTTCCCTATGGACGAGCTGACCCCGGGCGGCGGGCGCCCCGACGCGAACCCGCTGGGCGCGGCGATGCTCGGCGACATCATCCTGTGCCCGGCCTTCGACCGCAAGCAGGCCGAGATGGCGGGCCACGACCTGGCCCACGAGCTTGCGCTGCTCACCGTCCACGGCGTGTTGCACCTGCTGGGCTACGACCACATCCAGCCCGCCGACGAGCGTGAGATGTTCGCGCTGCAGAACGAGATCCTCGCGGACTGGTACGACTCGCTGGCGGCCCGCGACGTGGAATACCAACCTAAGCCCACAGGCCCGCACGCGTTCCCGTCCGCCGCCGACCGCGAAGAACTCGACCGCCGGATGCGCGAACGGGAAGAAAACTAG
- a CDS encoding PhoH family protein: protein MNSSLTAGDSAKVTRKLDLDSAYAQAVLGVNDANLRVLNRQLAANLHARGTTLTVRGTEAEVLSAARVVDELESMARRGVPVDQDTVVQAVRITEAEAPESAADVLGAEIVARRGKVIRPKTTGQRAYVDAIDEHTITFGIGPAGSGKTYLAVAKAVQALQAKEVKRIILTRPAVEAGEKLGFLPGTLSDKIDPYLRPLYDALRDMIDPETIPKLVDAGIIEVAPLAYMRGRTLSDAFVILDEAQNTTGAQMKMFLTRLGFGSKMVVTGDISQVDLPRGTVSGLRVARRILANIEDIAFQEMRGEDVVRHHLISRIVAAYDRHDAQNSMRYEKRQRELEREREQEAKQ, encoded by the coding sequence GTGAATTCTTCACTTACCGCAGGCGATTCGGCGAAGGTGACCCGCAAGCTTGACCTCGATTCGGCCTACGCGCAGGCGGTCCTCGGCGTCAACGACGCGAACCTGCGGGTGCTTAACCGGCAGCTCGCGGCGAACCTACACGCGCGTGGCACAACCTTGACGGTGCGCGGCACGGAGGCCGAGGTGCTCTCAGCTGCGCGCGTGGTCGACGAGCTGGAGTCCATGGCCCGCCGCGGCGTGCCGGTCGACCAAGACACCGTCGTCCAAGCCGTGCGCATCACGGAGGCGGAGGCGCCGGAGTCAGCCGCAGACGTCCTCGGCGCGGAGATCGTCGCTCGGCGCGGCAAAGTGATCCGCCCGAAAACGACGGGCCAGCGCGCCTACGTTGACGCGATCGACGAGCACACCATTACCTTCGGCATCGGCCCGGCAGGCTCCGGCAAGACCTACCTCGCGGTGGCGAAAGCGGTGCAGGCGCTGCAGGCCAAGGAGGTCAAGCGCATCATTTTGACCCGCCCCGCAGTGGAAGCGGGCGAGAAGCTGGGCTTTTTGCCCGGCACGCTCAGCGACAAGATCGACCCCTACCTGCGCCCGCTGTACGACGCGTTGCGCGACATGATCGACCCCGAGACGATCCCGAAGCTGGTAGACGCCGGCATCATCGAGGTCGCCCCGCTCGCGTACATGCGCGGCCGCACGCTCTCGGACGCGTTTGTGATCCTCGACGAGGCGCAAAATACAACCGGCGCACAGATGAAGATGTTCCTTACGCGCCTGGGCTTCGGCTCGAAGATGGTGGTCACGGGCGATATTTCCCAGGTGGATCTGCCGCGCGGCACGGTCTCTGGCCTGCGCGTGGCGCGCCGTATCCTCGCCAACATTGAGGACATCGCGTTTCAGGAGATGCGCGGCGAGGACGTCGTACGCCACCACCTGATTTCCCGCATCGTCGCCGCCTACGACCGGCACGATGCCCAGAATTCCATGCGCTACGAGAAGCGCCAGCGCGAGCTTGAGCGCGAGCGCGAACAGGAGGCAAAGCAGTGA
- a CDS encoding 16S rRNA (uracil(1498)-N(3))-methyltransferase: MSLPYFYASRPADGVLTGAEAKHAHVKRINPGDRIMLVDGAGHTAEVTVRECTRERVSGDVVASHTEKPPQPQVVLVQAVPKSERAELAVDLAVQGGIDGIIPWISHRTIARWSADKQDKQVQKWRNQAVASAKQARRAFWPEVHATVTTNQLAERLRGAHAIVLHEDATTPITDVEFPTDETLYVLVGPEGGIGQDELDLLGAQPVRLGPQVLRTASAGFAALCAIGALTSRW, encoded by the coding sequence ATGAGCCTGCCGTACTTCTACGCGTCGCGGCCCGCCGACGGCGTGCTTACCGGCGCGGAAGCGAAACATGCGCACGTTAAGCGCATCAACCCCGGCGATCGCATCATGCTTGTCGACGGCGCCGGCCACACCGCCGAAGTCACCGTCCGCGAATGCACCCGCGAGCGCGTTTCCGGCGACGTCGTCGCCAGCCACACCGAAAAGCCGCCGCAGCCGCAGGTGGTACTCGTGCAGGCGGTGCCGAAGTCAGAGCGCGCGGAGCTGGCGGTCGACCTCGCTGTCCAAGGCGGCATCGACGGCATCATCCCGTGGATCTCGCACCGCACCATCGCCCGTTGGAGCGCGGACAAGCAGGACAAGCAAGTGCAGAAGTGGCGCAACCAGGCGGTGGCGTCGGCGAAGCAGGCGCGCCGCGCGTTCTGGCCGGAAGTGCACGCCACCGTCACCACGAACCAGCTCGCCGAGCGCCTGCGCGGCGCGCACGCGATCGTGTTGCACGAGGACGCGACCACGCCGATTACCGACGTCGAATTCCCCACCGACGAAACGCTGTATGTCCTGGTCGGCCCAGAGGGCGGGATCGGCCAGGATGAGTTAGATTTGCTCGGGGCCCAGCCCGTGCGGCTGGGGCCGCAGGTCCTGCGCACAGCGAGCGCCGGGTTTGCGGCACTGTGCGCCATCGGCGCGTTGACATCTCGCTGGTAG